Proteins encoded by one window of Macaca fascicularis isolate 582-1 chromosome 10, T2T-MFA8v1.1:
- the LOC102128275 gene encoding LOW QUALITY PROTEIN: cTAGE family member 2-like (The sequence of the model RefSeq protein was modified relative to this genomic sequence to represent the inferred CDS: deleted 1 base in 1 codon; substituted 1 base at 1 genomic stop codon) — protein MKEPGATPQPYWGLVLEEPRRVAAALPEGRRPDSTPYGFPWKLVICAAVVVFFAVPFFLWRSFRSVRSRLYVGREKKLAVALSGLIEEKCKLLEKFSLIQKEYEAYEVELSLEDASSEKEATEAQSLEATCEKVNRSNSELEHEILFLEKELKEEKSKHSEQDELMADISKRIQFLEDESKSLKSQVAEAKMTFKRFQMNEEPLKIAIQDDLNENSQLQESQQQLFQEAEVWKEQVSELNKQKITLEDSKVHAEQVLNDKENHIETLTERLLKMKDRAARLGEDIMDDGNLELEVNSELEDDANLDNPPKGALKKLIHAAKLNASLTTLEGERNQIHIQLSEVDETKKELREHIKNLQTEQASLQSENTHFESENQKLXQKLKVMTELYQENGMKLYRKLLVEENYRLEKEKLSKVDETIGHATGELETCRKRAKDLEAEFERTLHFYQGKIISHKKKAHDNCLAAWTAERNLNDLREENAHNRQKLAETDFKIKLLEKDPYALDVPNTAFGREHSSYGPSPLGRPSSETRYFLYPPTVLEGPLRLSHLLPGGGGRGPRGPGNPLDHQMTNERGEASCDRFTDPHRVPSGTGPLSSPWEQACRMMFPPPGQSYPDSAVPPQRQDRFYSNSARRSGPAELRRFNMPSLDKMDGSMPSEMESSRNDTKDNLGNLNVPDSSVPAENEATGPGFFPPPLAPIRGPLWPVDMRGPFMRRGPPFPPPPTGTMFGASPDYLPPRDVPGPPRAPFAMRNVYPPRGFPPYLPPRPGFVPQPLHSEDRVSSLEGWVCLQMSLLLKIQNHGKKPDNIFALFKSHFDYSHFQLK, from the exons ATGAAGGAGCCCGGGGCTACCCCTCAGCCTTACTGGGGGCTTGTCCTGGAGGAGCCACGCAGGGTTGCGGCAGCACTGCCTGAAGGCAGGAGACCAGATTCGACTCCTTACGGTTTTCCATGGAAATTGGTGATATGTGCAGCTGTCGTTGTATTTTTTGCTGTTCCCTTTTTCTTGTGGAGAAGTTTTAGATCGGTTAGGAGTCGGCTTTAtgtgggaagagagaaaaagcttGCTGTAGCACTTTCTGGACtaattgaagaaaaatgtaaactacTTGAAAAATTTAGCCTTATTCAAAAAGAGTATGAAGCCTATGAAGTAGAGTTATCTTTAGAGGATGCCAGCTCTGAGAAGGAGGCAACAGAAGCACAAAGTTTGGAGGCAACCTGTGAAAAGGTAAACAGGTCCAATTCTGAACTTGAGCATGAAATACTCTTTCTagaaaaagagttaaaagaagagaaatctaaacatTCTGAACAAGATGAATTGATGGCGGATATTTCCAAAAGAATACAGTTTCTAGAAGATGAGTCAAAATCCCTCAaatcccaagtagctgaagcCAAAATGACCTTCAAGAGATTTCAAATGAATGAAGAACCACTGAAGATAGCAATACAAGATGATTTGAATGAAAATTCTCAACTTCAGGAAAGCCAGCAACAGCTTTTTCAAGAAGCTGAAGTATGGAAAGAACAAGTGAGTGAacttaataaacagaaaataacattggAAGACTCCAAAGTACACGCAGAACAAGTtctaaatgataaagaaaatcacATCGAGACTCTGACTGAACGCTTGCTAAAGATGAAAGATCGGGCTGCTAGGCTTGGAGAAGACATAATGGATGATGGTAACTTGGAATTAGAAGTGAACAGTGAATTGGAAGATGATGCTAACTTAGATAATCCTCCAAAAGGAGCTTTGAAGAAACTGATTCATGCAGCTAAGTTAAATGCTTCTTTAACAACcttagaaggagaaagaaaccaAATTCATATTCAGTTATCTGAAGTTGATGAAACCAAGAAGGAGCTCAGAGAGCATATTAAAAATCTTCAGACAGAACAAGCATCTTTGCAGTCGGAAAACACACACTTTGAAAGTGAGAATCAGAAGCTTTAACAGAAACTCAAGGTAATGACAGAATTATATCAAGAAAATGGAATGAAGCTATACAGGAAATTACTAGTAGAGGAAAATTACCGGttagagaaagagaaactttCTAAAGTAGACGAAACGATTGGCCATGCCACTGGAGAGCTGGAGACCTGCAGAAAGCGAGCCAAAGATCTTGAGGCAGAATTTGAGAGAACTCTTCATTTTTATCAAGGAAAGATTATTTCCCATAAGAAAAAAGCACACGATAATTGTTTGGCAGCATGGACTGCTGAAAGAAACCTCAATGATTTAAGGGAAGAAAATGCTCACaacagacaaaaattagctgaaacagactttaaaattaaacttttagaaaaagatCCTTATGCACTTGATGTTCCAAATACAGCATTTGGCAGAGAGCATTCCTCCTATGGTCCCTCTCCACTGGGTCGGCCTTCATCTGAAACGAGATATTTTCTCTATCCTCCAACTGTGTTGGAGGGTCCACTCAGACTCTCACATTTGCTTccagggggaggaggaagaggcccaAGAGGCCCAGGGAATCCTCTGGACCATCAGATGACCAATGAAAGAGGAGAAGCAAGCTGTGATAGGTTTACCGATCCTCACAGGGTTCCTTCTGGCACTGGGCCCCTGTCATCTCCGTGGGAACAGGCCTGTAGGATGATGTTTCCTCCACCAGGACAATCATATCCTGATTCAGCTGTTCCTCCACAAAGGCAAGAcagattttattctaattctgcTAGACGCTCTGGACCAGCAGAACTCAGAAGGTTTAATATGCCTTCTTTGGATAAAATGGATGGGTCAATGCCTTCAGAAATGGAATCCAGTAGAAATGATACCAAAGATAATCTTGGTAATTTAAATGTGCCTGATTCATCTGTCCCCGCTGAAAATGAAGCAACTGGCCCTGGCTTTTTCCCTCCACCTCTTGCTCCAATCAGAGGTCCATTGTGGCCAGTGGATATGAGGGGCCCGTTCATGAGAAGAGGACCTCCTTTCCCTCCACCTCCTACAGGAACCATGTTTGGAGCTTCTCCAGATTATCTGCCACCAAGGGATGTCCCAGGTCCACCACGTGCTCCATTTGCAATGAGAAATGTCTATCCACCGAGGGGTTTTCCTCCTTACCTTCCCCCAAGACCTGGATTTGTC CCCCAACCCCTACATTCTGAAGATAGAGTGAGTTCCCTTGAGGGTTGGGTCTGCCTTCAAATGAGCCTGCTACTGAAGATCCAGAACCACGGCAAGAAACCTGACAATATTTTTGCTCTCTTCAAAAGTCATTTTGACTATTCTCATTTTCAGCTGAAGTAA